Part of the Hyalangium minutum genome is shown below.
CAGATGCTCGGCGAGGCGCGCGCGCAGAACGAGCAGCTCCTGGCGCTCCAGCGGGACAAGGACCAGCTCATCCAGTTCCTCGTGCATGATCTGCGCTCGCCGCTGTCCGCGCTGACCATGACTTTCTCCTGGCTGGAGGCGGAGCTCGCCATTGGCGGAGACCTGCAGCTCATGCAGGGCGTCCGCTCGGGCCTGGCCGTCACCGGGCGCATGGAGCGGATGATCACCGAGCTGCTCGACCTGCCCCGCCTGGAGGAGGGCAAGCTGGAGCTACGTCCTCAGCGGCTGGACATCACCGCGATCTTCGAGGAAGTGCGCCAGGCGTTCGGGCAGGCCGCGCAGTTCCGGCGGCTCACGCTGGAGGTGGAGGCGCCGGTGGGGCTGGTCATCCAGGGAGACAAGGCGCTCCTCATGCGGGTGGTGGAGAACCTCGTGGCCAATGCCCTGCGGCACACGCCCCCGGGCGGACGGGTGCGGCTGGAGGCAGGCAACGAGGGCGGCGCTCCCTACCTCGCCGTGCGCAACGACGGCACCCCGATCGATCCGTTGCTGCGCCCCCGCCTCTTCGACAAGCACGTGCAGGGGGCACAGGAGCAAGGAGCCCGGTCGGGCTACGGCCTGGGGCTCTACTTCTCCCGGCTCGCTGTCGAGGCCCATGGCGGGCGCATCACCGTGGAGGAGGCACAAGGGTGGGCCACCTCGTTCGTCGCGCGGCTGCCGGTCCGCGGCGAGTCGACCCGGGCGGCCTGACCTTCAGCCGCCGTCAGAGGTTCGCGCGCTCGATGATGCGAGTGGCGTGCTTCTGGGCGCGCTCGGCGACGTCGTGGGCGTCCATCGTGAGCAGCTGCCGGTCCTTGAGGACGAGCTGGCCGTCGATGGCCACGTGACACACGTCCGTGGAGCGAGCGGCGTGGACCACCGCGTCCAGGACGTTCTGAGGGGTGGGCAGGGTGTGCAGGCCGCGGACGTCCACCACGGTGACGTCAGCGCGCTTGCCCTCCTCCAGCGAGCCCACTTCCTTCTCCATCCCGATCGCCCGCGCTCCCTCCAGGGTGGCCATCTCCAGCACGCGCATCGGCGGCATGGCCAGAGGGCCCACGCGCGGCTTGTGCAACAGGGCCGCGAGCCGCATCTCCAGGAAGATGTCCAGGTTGTTGTTGCAGGGAGCGCCGTCCGCGCCCAGGCAGACGTGGACGCCCGAGTCCATCAGCTCGGGCACCTTGGCGATGCCGGAGGCGAGCTTCAGGTTGGAGCTGGGGCAGTGGCACACCACCGTGCCCGTCTCGCGCAGCAGGCGCTGCTCCTCGGCGGTGAGCCACACGCAGTGGGCCAGCGTCACATGGGGGCCGCTGAGCCCCAGCGAGTGAAAGTACGCCACGTTGTCCAGGCCGATGCGCTGGCGCACCAGATCGCACTCGGTGGCGTTCTCGCTGGCGTGGGTGTGCACGCGCACGCCCTTCTCCTTCGCCAGCCGGGACACCTCTTTGAGGAGCGGCTCGGTGCACGAGAGCACGAAGCGCGGTGCGAAGGCGTAGCGGAGCCGGTCCCCGTGCGTGCCGTGCCAGCGCTCCAGCAGCGCCAAGCTCTCGGCGAGCGAGGCCTCCGTCGTCTCGCGCAGGCCCGCGGGCAGCGAGTGGCCCGTGTCCATCATCGCCTTGCCGCCGGTGAGCCGGAACCCGCAGTCCCGCGCGGACTCGAACACCGAGTCGTAGTGACGCACCGTGCCCATGTCGAGCGCCGCCGTGGCACCGGACTGGATGAGCTCGGCGAAAGTCAGATCGGCCGAGGCCCGCAGGGACTCCGCGTCATGCGCGGCCTCGTAGGGCCAGATGCGCTCGCGGAGCCAGTCCAGCAGTTCCAGCCCGTCCGCGTGGTTGCGGAACAGCGTCTGGCAGGCGTGCAGGTGGCCGTGGATGAGGCCGGGCAGCACCACCTGGCCGCGCACGTCGAGCACCCGCCTCGCGGCGCCCTTCACCTTGAGCCCGCGTCCAATCTTGGCGATGCGGCCATCCTGGATGAGGACGTCCGTGTCCGCGAGCACCTCGCGCTCGCGGTTCATCGTCACGACGGTGCCATGGGTGAGGAGCAGGTCCACGCGCGGCTGCTCTTAACACAGAGCAGGCCAGTCTCAGAGGAAGTCGCGCGTGAAGGCGTGCGGCAAGAGCTCCCGGAGGGAGTATTGCGCCTCCTCCCCCTTGAGGTTGCGGCTGCGCACGGGCAAGTCCGGCCCGGCGAACTCCGCCATCACCTGCCGGCACATGCCGCACGGCGGGCACGGCGTGGGGGTGTCCACCACGATGGCCACCGCCACGGGCCGAACCCTGCCCTGGGCCACCGAGGCGGCGAACGCATTGCGCTCGGCACACACCGTCAGTCCATAGGTGGCGTTCTCCACGTTACAGCCCGTGACGATGTTGCCGTCCGCGAAGAGGACAGCTGCTCCTACCGGGAAGCGTGAGTAGGGCACGTGGGCGCGCTCGCGCACCTTGGCAGCCTGCTGGAACAGCGACTCCCAGGGGATCTCCTCGGCCATGCTCCCTCCTGCTCAGCGTTTCGGTGCACCCAGCGCCGTCTGGTCCAGGTGGCGCGCAATGGACAGTTCCACCTCGACGGGCAAATCCAAGAAGCGGACCCGCGTGGCGCCGCTCTGCAAGGCCTCGGGGGTGGTGAGCACCTCGCCACGCACCTTCAGTTCGTCCGTCAGGTTGGGCAGGCGAAAGCGCACCTCCAGCGCCGTGCCCGGCTCCAGCGCCGTGCCCTTGAAGGCACAGCCGCCCAGGGAGAGGTCTCCCTCGCGGGGCTCGTAGGACGCGTCGCTCCCGGCCTTCCGCACCAGGAAGTTCATGGGCACTCGGGGCGAGTCCCGCCGCTCCTCGCTCTGGGGTCCCTTGGAATCGTTCCGCTCCGCCATCGCTGTCGAATCCTTGTTGCTCACGCGCGTGCCACCACAGGAAGAAAGTCCGTCAGCAGCCGCGAGAAGATACCCGCCACCCGGTTCGCCGTCTCGGCCACTTCTTCATGAGTCAGGGGCTTGTCTCCCACACCGGCCGCCAGGTTGGTGATGCAGCTGATCCCCACCACGGGGACGCTCATGTGGCTGGCGGCCACTACCTCGGGCACGGTGCTCATGCCCACCGCGTCCGCCCCCAACGTCCGGAACATGCGGATCTCCGCTGGCGTCTCGTACGAGGGACCCGACACCATGACATAGACCCCCTGCCGCAGGAGCACCTGGGTTCGCTGGGCGGACTGGAGCAGAAGCTCCCGGAGCGAGGGAGCATAAGCCCGGCTCATGTCCGGAAAGCGAGGACCCAGCCGGTCATCATTGGGGCCCGTCAGCGCGTTCCAACCCGACAGGTTGAGGTGGTCGGTGATGGCCATCAGGTCGCCCGGGGCGAACTGGGAGTTGATGCCGCCCGCGGCGTTGGTCACCACGAGTCCCCGGATGCCGAGCGCGCACAGCACGCGGGCCGGGAAGGCGACCTGCACGGAGGAGTACCCCTCATAGGAGTGGACGCGGCCCTGCATGGCGACCACGGGCTCGCCGCCCACCAGCCCCAGCACGAGCCGGCCCGCGTGACCGGGCACCGACGAGTGGGGGAAGTGCGGCAGCTCGGCATAAGGGATGACGACCTTGCGCTCGAAGCTGTCGGCGAAGGCCCCCAGCCCGCTGCCGAGGATGATGCCAACCCGAGGCGTTAGCCCCCCGGCCCGCTGGCGGATGGCCTGAACCGTCTCCTGGACCTGCTCGTAGAGTCCCATTCCGGCGGCATCATATATGCCGCCGGGCTCAGGGCGAGGCACTGGAACGCTCGACCGCCAGTTCTGGACGTCCGGGCGGTTTCTTTGCACCCGAGGCGGACCCGCTCAGATGTTCCAGCGGATCATGCCCTGGAGCACGTTCTCGGTCTTACCGGTGATGAGGTACCGGTTGAAGGCGAGCTGGTACTCGAAGCCGGCGTAGAGCTTGGCCGGGGTGAAGCCGATGGGCTTGCCGAAGTCCCAAAGCAGCTGGGGCTGGGACAGGAAGAACCGGTTGCCCTTCTGGCCCGCGAAGTTGCCCACGCCCTCGCCCTCGCCGAACAGGCCCGTCTGGAAGAAGCCGCCGAAGATGAAGTCCTGGCTGGCGATCGAGAACGACTTCTGCCACGCCGCGCCCACCTGGAAGTCGATGCCCTTGAACACGCTGTCGTCACGGATGACCGTGGTCACCGTCACGAAGTCGAAGAACGGCTGCTTCAGGCTCCACTGCAGACCGTAGTAGTTCAGCATGCCGAACTTGGAGACGTGCTCCATCTCGTACTTGATCTCCAGGTCCGCGATGGGGCCCCAGTTGAACTCGCGGCCGGCGATCTTCTCGCCGATCTTCTTGGGGGACACCGTCGTGGTGATGCCGCCGAAGAAGCCGCCGCGCTCGTTGGCGCGATCCTCCTCACCCTTGGTCTTGGAGTTGGCACCGTTCCAGGGGCCCGTGATGTCGTAGTACAGGAACATCGTCCCGTACTCCCAGGCCTGGAACGCCTTGATCGACAGGAGGGTGCGCGCGGCCCGGCCGTTGAAGTCGTCGTTGAAGCAGTCCACGGCGCCGCGGTAGCGGCCGTAGAGGATCTCCTGGCCCGCGGGACGCTTCACGTTGTCCTCTTTGCCCGTCCAACATGGGGCGTGGAGAACCTCGAACCACACGCCCGCATGGGCATTGATCGGCGAGAGAAAGACGGCGACGAGCGTAGCGAGGAACAGAAGATTGCGAGTCATGAGTCACCCCTCCCAGGTGGCGCGAGGGATCTCGCACGAGACCCGCCACGTCATCAAGCACTCATGACACGTATCAGGATTTCCTCTAACCGCTCTACTCCAGCCGCTCCACGATGAGCGGCCGAGGCGCCGGAGCCTGCGGGCCGAAGCGGTACGCCGCCAACAGCCGCGCCTTCACGTCCTGGAGGGGGCCCGCGTCATTATAGTGCACGCGCACCACCGGCTCGCCTGCCTTCACCGGCTCGCCCACCTTGCGCAGCAGCGTGAAGCCCACCGCTGGATCAATCCGGCTGTCCACCCGCTGCCGTCCCGCCCCCAGCGCCACCGCCGCCAGCCCCACCGCCTCCGTGTCGATGCCCGTGACGAAACCGTCACCTGGCGCCAGCACGTCCGCCGTGGCCTTCGCCTGCGGCAACCGGCTGTAGTCATCAATGGCGAGCGGATCGCCGCCCTGCACCTGGACAATCTCCTTGAGCTTGCGCAGCGCGCTCCCGTCGTCCATGGCGCGCTGCAACAACTGCCGCGCCTGAGCCTCGTTCGCCGCCTTGCCGCCGAGCACGAGCATCTCCGCCGTGAGCGCCAGCGTCACCTCGGTGTAGTCCGCCGGTGCCTTGCCCCGGAGCATGTCCACCGCCTCAATCACTTCGAGGGCGTTGCCCACCGCGCGTCCCAGCGGCTGATCCATGTCCGTGATGAGCGCCGTCACCTTGCGCTTCATCTGCGTGCCGATGCCGATCATCGTCCGGGCCAGGGCGCGCGAGTCCTCCAAGCGCTTCATGAAGGCGCCACTGCCCGTCTTCACGTCCAGCACGAGCGCGTCGATGCCCTCCGCCAGCTTCTTGCTCATGATGGAGCTGGCGATCAGCGGCAAGCAGTCCACCGTGGCCGTCACATCCCGGAGCGCGTAGAGCTTCTTGTCCGCGGGAGCCAGCGTGGCCGTCTGCCCGATGAGGCAGGCCCCCACATCCCGCACGAGCCGCCGGTAGTCCGCCACCGAGAGGTCCACCTTGAAGCCAGGGATGGACTCCAGCTTGTCCAGGGTCCCGCCCGTGTGCCCCAGGCCCCGGCCGGAGATCATCGGCACGGGCACGCCACAGGCCGCCGCCAGCGGCGCCAGGCTCAGGGAGACCTTGTCCCCCACTCCACCCGTGGAGTGCTTGTCCACCTTGATGCCGGGCGTCTCGGAAAGGTCGAGCACCTCGCCAGACTCGAGCATGGCCTGTGTCCAGGCGCCCAGCTCCACGGGGTTGAGCCCCTTGAAGAAGACGGCCATGCACATGGCGGACATCTGGTAGTCCGGCACGTCACCGCGGGTATAGGCGGCAATGAACTCGCGGATGGAGTCCGGATCCAACTCCCGGCCATCCCGCTTGGCTTTGATGAGTTCGTAGGGTCTCACGCTTGGGGCCATAGCCTACCCCTTCCATCGGGTCCATCATCTGGTAGATACGCCTTCCCATGACCCGAACCCTCCGCCTCTCTGCCCTGGCCCTTGCAGCGCTCCTCGGCGCCTGTAAGAAGGAAGAACCCCCTCCGGCTGCCCCGGCGACGCCCCCCGCCCAGCAGCAGCAGCCCCAGGCGGAGGCCAAGCCCGCAGAGCCCCCGAAGGCCAAGACCCACAAGATTGGCCTCGTGGTGGACCTGGGCGGCCGTGGCGACCACTCCTTCAATGACGCAGCGCTCCGTGGCCTGGAGACCTGGGCGGCCGGCAAGAAGTACGAGGGCGGCCAGTACGTCGCCGCCTCCCCCGAGGAGATCAAGGCGTCCATCACCTCGGACCTGACCAACCTGCAGCCCCCCATCACCCCGCAGCCCATCGAGCCGCAGGTGATCCAGAGCAAGTCCCCCGAGGACTATGAGCCCAACCTGCAGCTGCTCGTGGACCAGGGCGTGGACCTGACCATCGGCAACGGCTTCCTGCTGGAGCCCGCAGTGGAGACGGTGGCCAAGGCCAACCCGAACGCCAAGTTCCTCCTGGTGGACAGCGTGCTGCTGGACGCGGAGAACAAGCCGTACAGCCTGCCCAACGTCCGCACCGTCACCTTCAAGGAGAACGAGGGCAGCTTCCTCGTGGGCGCGCTGGCGGGTCTGGTCTCGAAGACGGGCAAGGTGGGCTTCGTGGGCGGCATGGAGGTGCC
Proteins encoded:
- a CDS encoding purine-nucleoside phosphorylase, whose amino-acid sequence is MGLYEQVQETVQAIRQRAGGLTPRVGIILGSGLGAFADSFERKVVIPYAELPHFPHSSVPGHAGRLVLGLVGGEPVVAMQGRVHSYEGYSSVQVAFPARVLCALGIRGLVVTNAAGGINSQFAPGDLMAITDHLNLSGWNALTGPNDDRLGPRFPDMSRAYAPSLRELLLQSAQRTQVLLRQGVYVMVSGPSYETPAEIRMFRTLGADAVGMSTVPEVVAASHMSVPVVGISCITNLAAGVGDKPLTHEEVAETANRVAGIFSRLLTDFLPVVARA
- a CDS encoding BMP family lipoprotein — protein: MTRTLRLSALALAALLGACKKEEPPPAAPATPPAQQQQPQAEAKPAEPPKAKTHKIGLVVDLGGRGDHSFNDAALRGLETWAAGKKYEGGQYVAASPEEIKASITSDLTNLQPPITPQPIEPQVIQSKSPEDYEPNLQLLVDQGVDLTIGNGFLLEPAVETVAKANPNAKFLLVDSVLLDAENKPYSLPNVRTVTFKENEGSFLVGALAGLVSKTGKVGFVGGMEVPIIKKFEAGYRAGVKTTNPKAETGLMAVYTGSFNNVAAGKQVAQDLIKKGADVIFQAAGADGLGVIQAVKEAKAAGKNVYVIGVDSDQSHVAPEVVLTSMLKHLDLAIYTASRDLAEGKFAAGDVTLGLKEGGVGYADVRVDFPGKAEALQKVEALRQRVISGEIQVPASKEELSSFKATP
- a CDS encoding 5'-deoxyadenosine deaminase gives rise to the protein MDLLLTHGTVVTMNREREVLADTDVLIQDGRIAKIGRGLKVKGAARRVLDVRGQVVLPGLIHGHLHACQTLFRNHADGLELLDWLRERIWPYEAAHDAESLRASADLTFAELIQSGATAALDMGTVRHYDSVFESARDCGFRLTGGKAMMDTGHSLPAGLRETTEASLAESLALLERWHGTHGDRLRYAFAPRFVLSCTEPLLKEVSRLAKEKGVRVHTHASENATECDLVRQRIGLDNVAYFHSLGLSGPHVTLAHCVWLTAEEQRLLRETGTVVCHCPSSNLKLASGIAKVPELMDSGVHVCLGADGAPCNNNLDIFLEMRLAALLHKPRVGPLAMPPMRVLEMATLEGARAIGMEKEVGSLEEGKRADVTVVDVRGLHTLPTPQNVLDAVVHAARSTDVCHVAIDGQLVLKDRQLLTMDAHDVAERAQKHATRIIERANL
- a CDS encoding sensor histidine kinase, yielding MTPQDTQAFDSLLDEAVDQQRRRVLRVGAAVRVAGALVFLLITSGLWVAGREDWASYPLPLALYLGVAVVLLALHGKRFVHWLDVAQSGVDVGLVFWVQYSALPMARFPAGIAGFSLGLFALVVVLSSLTLVRGVAYTTALLAAVAQAVLMREAEVTWGSVTLAAVVLGMVAFMSQYGPQRLRELVLDLTRTEMERRGEARRVQELAQARQTIEQMLGEARAQNEQLLALQRDKDQLIQFLVHDLRSPLSALTMTFSWLEAELAIGGDLQLMQGVRSGLAVTGRMERMITELLDLPRLEEGKLELRPQRLDITAIFEEVRQAFGQAAQFRRLTLEVEAPVGLVIQGDKALLMRVVENLVANALRHTPPGGRVRLEAGNEGGAPYLAVRNDGTPIDPLLRPRLFDKHVQGAQEQGARSGYGLGLYFSRLAVEAHGGRITVEEAQGWATSFVARLPVRGESTRAA
- a CDS encoding thymidine phosphorylase, with translation MRPYELIKAKRDGRELDPDSIREFIAAYTRGDVPDYQMSAMCMAVFFKGLNPVELGAWTQAMLESGEVLDLSETPGIKVDKHSTGGVGDKVSLSLAPLAAACGVPVPMISGRGLGHTGGTLDKLESIPGFKVDLSVADYRRLVRDVGACLIGQTATLAPADKKLYALRDVTATVDCLPLIASSIMSKKLAEGIDALVLDVKTGSGAFMKRLEDSRALARTMIGIGTQMKRKVTALITDMDQPLGRAVGNALEVIEAVDMLRGKAPADYTEVTLALTAEMLVLGGKAANEAQARQLLQRAMDDGSALRKLKEIVQVQGGDPLAIDDYSRLPQAKATADVLAPGDGFVTGIDTEAVGLAAVALGAGRQRVDSRIDPAVGFTLLRKVGEPVKAGEPVVRVHYNDAGPLQDVKARLLAAYRFGPQAPAPRPLIVERLE
- a CDS encoding PilZ domain-containing protein — encoded protein: MSNKDSTAMAERNDSKGPQSEERRDSPRVPMNFLVRKAGSDASYEPREGDLSLGGCAFKGTALEPGTALEVRFRLPNLTDELKVRGEVLTTPEALQSGATRVRFLDLPVEVELSIARHLDQTALGAPKR
- a CDS encoding cytidine deaminase; protein product: MAEEIPWESLFQQAAKVRERAHVPYSRFPVGAAVLFADGNIVTGCNVENATYGLTVCAERNAFAASVAQGRVRPVAVAIVVDTPTPCPPCGMCRQVMAEFAGPDLPVRSRNLKGEEAQYSLRELLPHAFTRDFL